A genome region from Phycisphaeraceae bacterium includes the following:
- the uppS gene encoding di-trans,poly-cis-decaprenylcistransferase: protein MSSDSSSSVPRHIAIIMDGNGRWAQQRGLPRIAGHSAGARRVPPITAECVRRGVEALTLYSFSLENWKRPPAEVEALMLLTRERLIAERALLMENGVRLRRIGRREGLPGPVLEELDRTEEMTATHTRMTLCLALNYGSRAEITDAVRAIARRVRDERLDPESIDEALISENLSTAGLPDPDLLIRTAGQMRLSNYLLWQLSYAELHVTETLWPDFTVSDLEVACECFSQRKRTYGGLPTHAEGAPTTPLAES from the coding sequence ATGAGCAGTGACTCCTCCAGCAGCGTGCCGCGCCACATCGCCATCATCATGGATGGCAACGGCCGCTGGGCGCAGCAGCGAGGTCTGCCTCGTATCGCCGGCCACTCCGCGGGAGCGCGACGGGTGCCCCCCATCACGGCGGAGTGCGTGCGTCGAGGGGTCGAGGCGCTGACCCTCTACTCCTTCTCGCTTGAGAACTGGAAGCGCCCTCCCGCCGAGGTCGAGGCGCTCATGCTGCTGACACGGGAGCGACTCATCGCCGAGCGAGCGCTTCTCATGGAGAATGGCGTTCGACTGCGGCGGATCGGTCGGCGCGAAGGGCTGCCCGGACCGGTTCTCGAGGAACTCGATCGAACCGAGGAGATGACCGCGACGCACACGCGCATGACGCTCTGTCTCGCCCTCAACTATGGCAGCCGCGCCGAGATCACCGATGCGGTGCGTGCGATCGCCCGCCGGGTGCGCGACGAGCGACTCGACCCCGAGTCGATCGACGAGGCGTTGATCTCGGAGAACCTCTCCACCGCCGGTCTCCCCGACCCCGATCTGCTGATTCGCACGGCGGGCCAGATGCGACTGAGCAACTACCTGCTCTGGCAATTGAGCTATGCCGAGCTTCATGTGACTGAGACGCTCTGGCCGGACTTCACCGTCTCGGATCTCGAAGTCGCTTGCGAGTGCTTCAGTCAGCGGAAGCGCACCTATGGCGGGCTACCGACCCACGCCGAAGGCGCCCCGACGACCCCCCTGGCGGAATCATGA